The following are from one region of the Candidatus Krumholzibacteriia bacterium genome:
- a CDS encoding acyl-CoA dehydrogenase family protein: PGLTRKPLETMGAHCSPIGEMIFDNFPIPVTNRLGNEGDGFRIAMAAFDHTRPVVSAAAVGLARRAMEHAVKYAKERQAFGVPIAKHQAIAFMIADMAKDIEAARLLVWLSAWTIDQGQRNTLQAAFAKASAADTAMRVALDAVQVHGGFGYSTEYPVEKLMRDAKVFQIYEGTSQIQRLIIAKEIFERA; this comes from the coding sequence CCGGGTTTGACCCGCAAGCCGCTCGAAACCATGGGCGCGCATTGCTCGCCGATCGGCGAAATGATCTTCGACAACTTTCCAATTCCCGTGACGAACCGGCTCGGCAACGAGGGCGACGGTTTCCGCATCGCCATGGCCGCCTTCGACCACACCCGCCCGGTGGTCTCGGCGGCGGCGGTGGGCCTGGCGCGCCGCGCCATGGAACATGCGGTGAAGTACGCCAAGGAGCGCCAGGCCTTCGGCGTTCCCATCGCCAAGCACCAGGCCATCGCCTTCATGATCGCCGACATGGCGAAGGACATCGAAGCGGCGCGCCTGCTCGTCTGGCTTTCGGCCTGGACCATCGACCAGGGTCAGCGAAACACCCTGCAGGCAGCCTTCGCCAAGGCTTCGGCCGCCGACACGGCCATGCGCGTCGCCCTCGACGCGGTGCAAGTCCACGGGGGCTTCGGCTACAGCACCGAGTACCCGGTGGAAAAGCTGATGCGCGACGCCAAGGTGTTCCAGATCTACGAGGGCACGAGCCAAATCCAGCGTCTCATCATCGCCAAGGAGATCTTCGAGCGAGCTTGA
- a CDS encoding HAD-IIA family hydrolase produces the protein MRSVEILRRYDVVLCDIDGVLHRGPQAIEGVPAFLRALEPEGPRLFFITNNGTALPEQIAAWLGKLGLEIDTSRLVTAGEVLVEEFRDRNLVGQPILSVGNEPASEYIRRAGGQVIPEAQARQRYAEAKAVVVGSSRQLNKEVLDAACNAVYRCGVPVICTNPDVFTPTGNGEITLVAGALARIFERELGVAVRWLGKPHRPIFDLALRRLTALTGLEKPRVLVVDDNLESGIRGGASMGFDTLLVLTGWHRNREEAETVMRQQDLRPTYVLDSLVD, from the coding sequence ATGCGAAGCGTCGAGATCCTCCGCCGCTATGACGTGGTCCTGTGCGACATCGACGGCGTCCTCCACCGGGGCCCTCAGGCCATCGAAGGGGTGCCGGCGTTTCTCCGCGCCCTGGAGCCCGAGGGGCCGCGGCTCTTCTTCATCACCAACAACGGCACGGCGCTGCCCGAGCAGATCGCCGCCTGGCTGGGAAAGCTCGGCCTGGAGATCGACACCTCGCGCCTCGTCACCGCCGGCGAGGTGCTGGTCGAGGAGTTCCGCGACCGCAATCTGGTGGGACAGCCGATCCTGAGCGTGGGCAACGAGCCGGCCTCCGAGTACATCCGCCGCGCCGGCGGGCAGGTCATCCCGGAGGCGCAAGCGCGGCAGCGCTACGCCGAGGCCAAGGCCGTGGTCGTAGGCAGCTCGCGGCAGCTCAACAAGGAAGTCCTGGATGCGGCGTGCAACGCCGTCTATCGTTGCGGCGTGCCAGTGATTTGCACCAACCCCGACGTCTTCACCCCCACCGGGAACGGCGAGATCACCCTCGTCGCCGGGGCCCTGGCGCGCATCTTCGAACGCGAGCTTGGCGTCGCCGTACGCTGGCTCGGCAAGCCGCACCGGCCGATTTTCGACCTGGCGTTGCGGCGCCTCACGGCTCTGACCGGCCTCGAAAAGCCTCGCGTTCTCGTGGTGGACGACAACCTGGAGAGCGGCATCCGCGGCGGCGCCAGCATGGGCTTCGACACGCTCCTCGTCCTCACCGGTTGGCACCGCAACCGCGAGGAAGCGGAAACGGTCATGCGCCAACAAGACCTGCGCCCCACCTACGTCCTCGATTCCCTCGTCGACTGA
- a CDS encoding class I SAM-dependent methyltransferase, whose product MDLLLEAVVRLNRLFPKPRVGGRESDDAYSEWEYRVGREIFQEHFPGANLEGARVLDVGCGLGGKTVWYAESGARSVVGLDLEPKHVRQSRAFAAARGQAARIAVLRGDAMRLPFATGSFEVVTANDSLEHFAAPAEALHELGRVLRPGGRLFLYFTPYKSPLGSHLYDHVKIPWCQLLLSRRLLYGTLARAVHDEERARGGSDIEARAAQRTREIIAYFEGNVNRITVRRFQEILRAEPALAARRVHYTVPRFHFLQPLLAWPLAREFLAGLVFADLERV is encoded by the coding sequence ATGGATCTCCTCCTCGAAGCCGTGGTGCGGCTGAACCGCCTGTTCCCCAAGCCACGCGTGGGCGGGCGCGAGTCGGACGACGCCTATTCGGAGTGGGAGTACCGCGTCGGCCGTGAGATTTTCCAGGAACACTTCCCCGGCGCCAACCTGGAGGGTGCCCGCGTCCTCGACGTGGGCTGCGGCCTCGGGGGCAAGACGGTTTGGTACGCCGAATCCGGGGCTCGGTCTGTGGTGGGCTTGGACCTGGAGCCGAAGCACGTGCGGCAGAGCCGGGCCTTCGCCGCCGCCCGCGGCCAAGCGGCGCGCATCGCCGTGCTGCGCGGCGATGCCATGCGGCTTCCCTTCGCCACCGGCAGCTTCGAAGTGGTGACGGCGAACGACTCGCTGGAGCACTTCGCCGCTCCGGCCGAGGCGCTGCACGAGCTGGGGCGGGTGCTGCGCCCTGGCGGCCGGCTCTTCCTCTACTTCACGCCGTACAAGTCGCCCCTCGGTTCACACCTCTACGATCACGTGAAGATTCCCTGGTGCCAGCTGCTGCTTTCGCGCCGGCTGCTGTACGGGACGCTGGCGCGCGCCGTGCACGACGAGGAGCGCGCGCGGGGCGGCAGCGACATCGAGGCGCGCGCCGCGCAACGCACGCGCGAGATCATCGCCTACTTCGAGGGCAACGTGAACCGCATCACCGTGCGACGCTTCCAGGAGATCCTGCGCGCCGAGCCCGCCCTCGCCGCCCGGCGGGTGCACTACACCGTGCCCCGCTTCCACTTTCTCCAGCCGCTCCTGGCCTGGCCCCTGGCGCGGGAGTTCCTCGCTGGCCTCGTCTTCGCCGATCTGGAGCGCGTCTGA
- a CDS encoding TonB family protein, with product MNGENVMDRRGLALGVSLVLHLLFLLLAWYGAPVVAALLAGSHKATPTPTLVTFRMGDVVADVSDASRVAEPPPTDIQARQNSRAADLVPGNEDTPVPAGGQVGLDNSIPGTGAQEEHAGAAGAPDAAAAKSAATKGAATEQAESSTPPTAEGDRMQASLRDALPSSSEQMLTGRRAQAAARPGYGARRSGEFEDVGALAFGEYAFSTRAWDYEPYWVHMRAKLYAAWNPPVAYTQYGIIQGGSTIVRVTVHKDGTISDAQILQTDGHESLHRSSLAAMLGAAPFRPLPEDFPDPELVVTVRFVYMPPGAARNAP from the coding sequence ATGAATGGGGAGAACGTGATGGACCGCCGCGGGCTCGCCCTCGGCGTCTCCCTGGTCCTCCACCTCCTTTTCCTCCTCCTCGCCTGGTACGGGGCCCCGGTCGTCGCCGCGCTGCTGGCCGGTTCTCACAAAGCGACACCGACGCCCACACTGGTCACCTTCCGCATGGGCGACGTGGTCGCCGACGTTTCCGACGCGAGCCGGGTGGCCGAGCCGCCACCCACCGACATCCAGGCACGGCAGAACTCCCGTGCCGCCGACCTGGTGCCGGGGAACGAGGACACGCCGGTACCGGCGGGCGGCCAGGTGGGCCTCGACAACAGCATTCCCGGCACCGGGGCGCAGGAGGAGCACGCTGGCGCCGCCGGGGCGCCGGACGCCGCCGCGGCAAAGAGCGCCGCGACGAAAGGAGCGGCGACGGAGCAGGCGGAGAGCTCGACGCCACCGACGGCCGAAGGGGATCGCATGCAGGCCAGCTTGCGCGACGCGCTGCCCTCTTCGTCCGAGCAGATGCTCACCGGCCGGCGTGCGCAAGCGGCGGCGCGCCCCGGCTATGGCGCCCGTCGCTCCGGCGAGTTCGAAGACGTCGGTGCCCTCGCCTTCGGCGAATACGCTTTCAGCACCCGGGCCTGGGACTACGAACCCTACTGGGTGCACATGCGCGCCAAGCTGTACGCGGCGTGGAATCCGCCGGTCGCCTACACGCAGTACGGCATCATCCAAGGCGGCTCGACCATCGTGCGCGTCACCGTGCACAAGGACGGCACCATCTCGGATGCCCAGATCCTGCAGACCGACGGCCACGAGTCGCTGCACCGCTCGAGCCTCGCCGCCATGTTGGGCGCCGCACCTTTCCGTCCCCTGCCCGAAGACTTCCCCGATCCAGAACTCGTCGTGACCGTGCGCTTCGTCTACATGCCACCGGGCGCAGCGCGAAACGCGCCTTGA
- a CDS encoding tetratricopeptide repeat protein: MLALRRIVPLRSFWTWLLAGLLLLPLRSGAQDKTPLQKELEGKTPRDQLVYLKGIVDEGKGTKETYFHLGNAYFQTGDPTGAVGAFQKAIELDPKYFKAMVNLALMYDEQERYSLAIETLERAAEIDPKSPDVWSHMGNSYYAQGEHSKAMDFYRKALGFNPNATHALYSIGVAFADAGIFREAVRYWTRVGELEPDSELGKNAAENVKLLQQYLVPH, from the coding sequence ATGCTCGCCCTGCGCCGGATCGTTCCTCTTCGTAGCTTCTGGACTTGGTTGCTCGCGGGACTGTTGCTCCTGCCGCTCCGGAGCGGCGCCCAGGACAAGACGCCGCTGCAGAAGGAACTGGAGGGGAAGACGCCCCGCGATCAACTGGTCTATTTGAAGGGAATCGTGGACGAAGGCAAGGGGACGAAGGAGACCTACTTCCACCTGGGGAACGCCTATTTTCAGACCGGCGATCCGACCGGAGCCGTCGGCGCCTTCCAAAAGGCCATCGAACTGGATCCGAAGTACTTCAAGGCCATGGTGAACCTGGCCCTGATGTACGACGAGCAGGAGCGTTATTCCCTCGCCATCGAGACGCTGGAGCGCGCCGCCGAGATCGATCCCAAGAGCCCCGATGTGTGGAGCCACATGGGCAACTCCTACTACGCCCAGGGTGAGCACTCCAAGGCCATGGACTTCTACCGCAAGGCCCTGGGGTTCAACCCCAATGCGACGCACGCGCTCTACAGCATCGGCGTCGCCTTCGCCGACGCGGGGATCTTCCGCGAGGCCGTGCGCTACTGGACGCGGGTGGGCGAACTCGAGCCGGATTCGGAGCTGGGGAAGAACGCCGCCGAGAACGTCAAGCTCCTGCAGCAGTACCTCGTGCCCCACTAG